The following coding sequences are from one Enterococcus sp. 4G2_DIV0659 window:
- a CDS encoding YjzD family protein yields the protein MRYILVLLWSFLLGQVVGYIGGALSSGTYDFMLTTIISLVTGVIILLIGQFALPKKENTTNA from the coding sequence ATGCGTTACATTCTTGTATTGTTATGGTCCTTTTTACTAGGACAAGTTGTTGGCTACATCGGCGGCGCTTTAAGTAGCGGCACTTATGACTTTATGTTAACAACGATTATATCATTAGTTACTGGTGTAATCATCCTATTAATTGGTCAATTTGCATTACCGAAAAAAGAAAACACAACAAATGCTTAA
- a CDS encoding multidrug efflux MFS transporter — translation MKIDWKKNLMVAWFGCFFTGASISLVMPFIPVYVEQLGTPKSQVELFSGLAISVTAFAAAIVAPIWGNLADRKGRKLMMIRAAAGMTITMGSLAFVPNVYWLLIMRFFNGILSGYIPNATAMIASQAPKEKSGWALGTLSTGAIAGTLIGPSFGGALAQWFGMENVFIITGIVLLITTLLTVFMVKEDFKPVEKKDLLSTKEIFSKMDHVSILIGLFITTLVLQIGVTSISPILTLYIRSLSQDTGNILFVSGLIVSVAGVSAVISSPMLGKLGDKIGNHKVLLAGLLLSFLCYVPMAFVQTPFQLGLLRFLLGFSTGALMPSINTLISKITPTEGVSRIYSYNQMFSNFGQVLGPMVGSTVAHGMGYSAVFIVTACFVFGNICLSLFNFRKILKKRL, via the coding sequence ATGAAAATTGATTGGAAAAAGAATTTAATGGTTGCTTGGTTTGGTTGTTTTTTTACAGGAGCAAGTATCAGTTTGGTCATGCCCTTTATTCCTGTTTATGTAGAACAATTAGGGACGCCGAAGAGTCAAGTGGAGCTTTTTTCTGGACTAGCTATTTCCGTAACAGCGTTTGCTGCGGCAATTGTTGCACCGATTTGGGGCAACTTAGCGGATAGAAAAGGACGCAAATTAATGATGATTCGCGCAGCGGCGGGCATGACGATCACCATGGGCTCTCTAGCTTTTGTGCCAAATGTGTATTGGTTATTAATCATGCGTTTTTTTAATGGCATTCTTTCAGGGTATATTCCTAACGCTACTGCGATGATCGCTTCTCAAGCGCCGAAAGAAAAAAGTGGTTGGGCACTAGGAACACTTTCTACTGGAGCGATCGCTGGAACTCTGATTGGTCCATCTTTTGGTGGCGCATTAGCTCAGTGGTTTGGTATGGAAAATGTGTTTATTATTACAGGTATTGTATTGTTGATTACGACATTACTAACGGTATTTATGGTTAAAGAAGATTTTAAGCCGGTGGAGAAGAAGGATTTATTAAGCACAAAAGAAATTTTCTCAAAAATGGATCATGTATCAATCTTGATTGGTTTGTTTATTACGACATTGGTTTTACAAATTGGCGTGACAAGTATTAGCCCAATACTGACTTTGTATATTCGTTCGTTAAGTCAGGACACGGGAAATATTTTGTTCGTTAGTGGACTGATTGTTTCAGTTGCAGGAGTATCCGCGGTTATTTCATCGCCAATGCTTGGAAAATTAGGAGACAAAATAGGCAATCACAAAGTATTGCTTGCAGGTTTATTGTTATCTTTCCTGTGTTACGTGCCAATGGCTTTTGTTCAAACGCCTTTTCAATTGGGGTTATTACGCTTCTTGCTAGGATTTTCAACGGGAGCGTTGATGCCTTCAATCAATACCCTCATTAGTAAAATCACTCCGACTGAAGGGGTTAGTAGGATCTATAGTTATAATCAGATGTTCAGTAATTTTGGGCAAGTCTTAGGTCCAATGGTCGGTTCAACAGTCGCCCATGGTATGGGATATAGTGCGGTATTTATTGTAACGGCTTGTTTTGTATTTGGAAATATTTGTTTGTCACTATTTAATTTTCGCAAAATTTTAAAGAAAAGACTCTAA
- a CDS encoding NCS2 family permease translates to MKKFFKLKENQTNISTEMMAGVTTFFAMSYILFVNPSILSQTGMPFQAVFLATIIASIIGTLIMGLFANVPYAQAPGMGLNAFFTFTVVFGLGYTWQQALAMVFICGLINVLITVTKIRKLIIKAIPESMQHAIGGGIGIFVAYVGIKNAKLLDFTVQAEPTKGVVNGDSIVPALGNFNNPEIILAVIGLVLTTILVVLNIRGAILIGIVATTIIAIPLGVVDLASIDWQANSLGNSINELGTTFGAAFGADGMQSLFNDASKIPQVFMTVIAFSLSDTFDTIGTFIGTGRRTGIFSKEDELALEDSKGFTTKMDKALFADAIATSIGAVFGTSNTTTYVESAAGIGAGGRTGLTSVVVAAMFALSSLFSPLIAIVPAQATAPALILVGVMMLASFKDIEWTNLEEAVPAFFASIFMGLCYSISYGIAAGFIFYAIVKVAKGKLNEVSPILWIVNALFVLNFVILAIL, encoded by the coding sequence ATGAAAAAGTTTTTCAAATTAAAGGAAAACCAAACAAACATTTCAACTGAAATGATGGCAGGGGTAACGACCTTTTTTGCGATGAGTTATATTTTATTCGTAAATCCATCTATTTTATCTCAAACAGGTATGCCTTTTCAGGCCGTTTTTTTAGCAACTATTATTGCATCAATTATTGGAACATTGATTATGGGACTTTTTGCCAATGTTCCCTATGCTCAGGCACCTGGAATGGGCTTAAATGCATTTTTTACGTTTACCGTAGTTTTTGGTTTAGGTTATACATGGCAACAAGCGTTAGCCATGGTTTTTATTTGTGGGTTAATCAATGTATTGATTACAGTGACGAAAATTCGTAAATTAATTATTAAAGCAATTCCTGAAAGTATGCAGCATGCAATTGGTGGCGGAATCGGGATCTTTGTTGCGTATGTGGGCATCAAAAATGCAAAATTATTGGATTTTACTGTACAAGCAGAACCGACTAAAGGTGTGGTAAATGGAGACAGCATTGTTCCTGCACTTGGGAATTTCAATAATCCAGAAATTATTTTAGCAGTTATTGGGCTTGTTTTAACAACGATTTTAGTGGTGTTGAATATTCGCGGAGCTATTTTGATTGGTATTGTTGCAACGACAATTATTGCCATTCCACTTGGTGTAGTCGATCTAGCATCAATTGATTGGCAGGCTAATTCATTAGGGAATTCTATCAATGAACTAGGAACAACATTTGGTGCAGCATTTGGTGCTGATGGAATGCAGTCATTATTTAATGATGCTTCAAAAATTCCGCAAGTTTTCATGACAGTTATTGCATTTAGCTTATCAGATACATTTGATACAATCGGTACATTTATCGGAACAGGACGTCGAACAGGAATTTTTTCTAAAGAAGATGAATTAGCGTTAGAAGATAGTAAAGGATTTACAACGAAGATGGACAAAGCGTTGTTTGCAGATGCAATTGCCACTTCAATCGGTGCTGTGTTTGGCACGTCAAATACCACGACTTATGTAGAAAGTGCCGCTGGGATAGGTGCTGGTGGACGAACAGGATTAACATCAGTGGTGGTAGCGGCAATGTTTGCGTTAAGTAGTTTGTTCTCACCTTTAATTGCGATTGTGCCAGCACAAGCGACGGCACCAGCTTTAATTTTGGTCGGTGTAATGATGTTAGCTTCGTTTAAAGATATTGAATGGACAAACCTAGAAGAAGCAGTGCCAGCGTTTTTTGCATCCATTTTTATGGGCTTATGTTATAGCATATCCTATGGTATTGCAGCTGGATTTATTTTTTATGCTATTGTTAAGGTTGCAAAAGGAAAGCTAAATGAAGTATCTCCGATTTTATGGATCGTCAATGCATTATTTGTTTTAAATTTTGTGATTTTGGCAATTTTATAG
- a CDS encoding 5'-nucleotidase C-terminal domain-containing protein, giving the protein MKKWQSFLLSVFFTLGGIGATTFATEVSVIAQTTEKAETNNIGTIKEKDKIPFQILGINDFHGALNTTGSFFDDAGNKTVKAGSAPLLAGYLNRAEKQFAETNSGGQTIRVQSGDMVGASPASSGLLQDEPTIKVLNQMNFSVGTLGNHEFDEGLQEFNRIMRGEKPQDDPYGILHDYPREASTTELVIANVVKRGTEEIPFGWKPYTIKEVGNGSAKVKVGFIGVVTTEIPNLVLKEHYEAYDFLDEAETIAYYASQLKEQGVNAIIVLAHIPATSKAEKVAGDAATIMGKVDKQYPEHSVDAFFAAHNHQYTNGIVNKTRIVQSTSQGKGYIDLQGTLDPETNDFTQTPKAQVLPVDPAAKDAPKVDEKVAVTVKDAEDRVATVTNKKIGTAKENGAITREVNESKESPLGNLITDAQVAMAKAQGINADFAMTNNGGIRADLAVGENREITWGAAQAVQPFGNIMQVVEMTGAQIEQVLNEQYDEDERYFLQISGLSYTYVKTDDQNQPFQVQTMSKKDGTPIQKDQSYLVVINDFLYGGGDGFSGFTGGKLVNAIQPDTETFIGYIEGKEAVGELISASIEGRKKLAEPTEPEIPPANDGEEKIKKATIFDPLYEDDELLRGVTLPNATIMLYVGELPQALTRTSQPPQGELAGQADEAGLIRINVTSLKLEGKKKITAVVTDNDGNKAVFPIEVLPKTAVVEPITNTKELSETSDQKELPKTGEQPPSILFIVFGTMSISAALVTLMKKTI; this is encoded by the coding sequence ATGAAAAAGTGGCAAAGCTTTTTATTAAGCGTTTTCTTCACTTTAGGGGGAATCGGGGCAACTACATTTGCAACTGAAGTCAGTGTGATTGCGCAAACAACGGAAAAAGCAGAGACGAATAATATAGGAACGATCAAAGAAAAAGACAAAATACCGTTTCAAATTTTAGGGATTAACGATTTTCATGGTGCACTGAATACAACAGGTTCTTTCTTTGATGATGCAGGAAATAAAACGGTCAAAGCAGGAAGCGCGCCATTACTAGCTGGCTATTTGAATCGTGCGGAGAAACAATTTGCTGAAACCAACAGCGGAGGACAAACGATTCGTGTCCAGTCTGGTGACATGGTTGGCGCAAGTCCAGCTAGTTCTGGATTACTTCAAGATGAACCCACAATCAAAGTATTAAATCAAATGAATTTCTCTGTAGGAACACTTGGGAATCATGAATTTGATGAAGGGTTGCAAGAATTTAATCGAATCATGCGCGGCGAAAAGCCACAAGATGATCCTTATGGTATCTTACATGACTATCCTAGAGAAGCATCTACTACGGAACTTGTGATTGCCAATGTTGTCAAAAGAGGAACAGAAGAGATTCCATTTGGCTGGAAGCCTTATACAATCAAAGAAGTTGGGAATGGCTCCGCTAAAGTAAAAGTTGGGTTTATTGGCGTTGTCACTACAGAAATTCCTAATTTAGTTTTAAAAGAACATTACGAAGCCTATGATTTTTTAGATGAAGCAGAAACGATTGCCTATTATGCTAGTCAGTTGAAAGAACAGGGCGTAAATGCAATTATCGTTTTAGCTCATATTCCTGCGACGAGTAAAGCGGAAAAAGTAGCTGGTGATGCTGCAACAATTATGGGAAAAGTTGACAAACAATATCCAGAGCACAGTGTAGATGCGTTCTTTGCTGCGCACAATCACCAATATACAAATGGAATTGTCAATAAAACCAGAATTGTTCAGTCTACCTCACAAGGCAAAGGCTATATTGATTTACAAGGAACACTTGATCCTGAAACCAATGACTTTACACAAACACCTAAAGCTCAAGTTTTACCTGTAGATCCAGCAGCTAAAGATGCACCGAAAGTGGATGAAAAAGTTGCCGTAACAGTAAAAGATGCTGAAGATCGTGTAGCGACGGTGACAAACAAAAAAATCGGAACAGCAAAAGAAAATGGAGCGATTACTCGAGAAGTAAATGAATCAAAAGAATCACCGCTAGGTAACTTGATTACGGATGCCCAAGTAGCGATGGCAAAGGCACAAGGAATCAATGCCGATTTTGCAATGACGAATAATGGCGGGATTCGTGCTGATTTAGCTGTTGGAGAAAATCGTGAAATCACATGGGGAGCAGCCCAAGCAGTACAGCCTTTTGGAAATATTATGCAGGTTGTGGAAATGACTGGTGCCCAAATCGAACAAGTTTTAAATGAGCAATACGACGAAGACGAACGTTACTTCTTGCAAATTTCAGGTTTGAGCTATACGTATGTTAAGACAGACGATCAAAATCAGCCTTTCCAAGTTCAAACGATGTCTAAAAAAGATGGGACACCGATTCAAAAAGATCAATCATATCTTGTAGTGATTAATGACTTTTTATACGGTGGTGGGGATGGCTTCTCTGGATTTACTGGCGGAAAACTGGTGAATGCTATTCAGCCGGATACAGAAACATTTATTGGATATATTGAAGGGAAAGAAGCTGTAGGAGAGTTGATTTCAGCTTCTATAGAAGGGCGAAAAAAACTTGCAGAACCAACAGAACCAGAAATTCCACCGGCGAATGACGGCGAAGAAAAAATAAAAAAAGCGACTATTTTTGATCCACTTTATGAAGATGATGAGCTTTTACGTGGAGTAACGTTACCAAATGCAACGATTATGTTGTATGTTGGAGAGCTTCCTCAAGCCTTAACCCGAACTAGCCAACCTCCACAAGGTGAATTGGCTGGGCAAGCGGACGAAGCTGGTTTGATTCGTATAAATGTCACTTCTTTAAAATTGGAAGGGAAAAAGAAGATAACAGCAGTAGTTACCGATAATGATGGCAATAAAGCTGTTTTTCCAATAGAAGTGCTACCGAAAACAGCAGTTGTTGAACCAATAACAAATACGAAAGAACTTTCTGAAACAAGTGACCAAAAAGAATTACCTAAAACAGGAGAACAGCCGCCATCTATTCTTTTCATCGTATTCGGAACGATGTCAATAAGTGCAGCGTTGGTTACTCTTATGAAAAAAACGATCTAA
- a CDS encoding DUF1361 domain-containing protein has product MNQTNRWILRLATLFYCVYMLFFADTYHFMALNVFLAYIPLEISFHLNRLRKRGFVLASVLWLLFYPNAPYLFTDFFHLENLSIYHGMNQLFGQSLSDWGAFALLAIGICVYGFLGMSTIYTVLFEAEGRRLFTKKWQGFMLFLMINVLSSLAIFVGRFDRLHSVHLFTQPIKTVQTIFFSWSMDKGIYIAIFTGLQIVLLFAVNFMMKMGPVGSDEKSY; this is encoded by the coding sequence TTGAATCAAACAAATCGCTGGATTTTACGTCTAGCTACGTTATTTTATTGCGTGTACATGCTATTTTTTGCCGATACGTATCATTTTATGGCATTGAACGTTTTTTTAGCCTATATTCCACTTGAGATTAGTTTTCATTTGAATAGACTGAGGAAAAGAGGATTTGTTCTGGCAAGTGTACTTTGGTTGTTGTTTTATCCCAATGCACCGTACTTGTTTACTGATTTTTTTCATTTAGAAAATTTGTCTATTTATCATGGAATGAATCAATTATTTGGACAATCCCTTTCAGACTGGGGAGCATTTGCTTTATTGGCAATAGGTATCTGTGTCTACGGTTTTTTAGGAATGAGTACGATTTATACGGTTCTTTTTGAAGCAGAAGGCAGAAGACTTTTTACAAAAAAATGGCAAGGTTTCATGCTTTTTTTGATGATCAATGTATTATCAAGTCTAGCCATCTTTGTTGGACGATTTGATCGACTACATAGTGTGCATTTATTTACCCAACCTATTAAGACAGTTCAAACGATTTTTTTTAGCTGGTCAATGGATAAAGGAATCTATATAGCCATTTTTACAGGCCTTCAAATCGTGTTATTGTTTGCCGTTAATTTTATGATGAAAATGGGCCCAGTAGGTAGCGACGAGAAATCGTATTGA
- a CDS encoding Cof-type HAD-IIB family hydrolase, with protein sequence MKKLIAIDLDGTTLNAQSLISKTTENVLKKAINHGHHVSIVTGRPYRMSGQFYQQLGLTTPMVNFNGALVHMPEKKWADEKETGIQRDLVFDILAQKKALNLDFVAAENKETFFIDSLDYFDSAFFASEATPDNLLTTKNLMTDPTSMMVRTSENQAKTVSDSLMKQYGDYIDVRTWGGPTPILEIVSKGIQKAKGVEQVARYLNIKQSDIIAFGDEHNDEEMLEYAGWGVAMNNATEKIKSVANDVTEKTNDEDGLADYLERYLELKN encoded by the coding sequence TTGAAAAAATTAATTGCAATTGATTTAGATGGAACAACATTAAATGCACAATCTTTGATTAGCAAAACCACAGAAAATGTGTTAAAAAAAGCCATCAATCATGGTCATCATGTCAGTATTGTTACCGGTCGCCCATACCGTATGAGTGGTCAGTTTTATCAACAACTAGGACTTACAACACCAATGGTCAATTTTAACGGTGCCTTGGTTCATATGCCTGAAAAAAAATGGGCTGATGAAAAAGAAACAGGCATTCAACGGGATTTAGTCTTTGATATTTTAGCCCAGAAAAAAGCACTAAACCTTGATTTTGTCGCTGCTGAAAATAAAGAAACTTTTTTCATTGATAGTTTAGATTATTTCGACTCTGCTTTTTTCGCATCTGAAGCAACGCCAGATAACCTTTTGACTACAAAGAATTTAATGACTGACCCAACTTCTATGATGGTTCGTACTTCTGAAAATCAAGCAAAAACTGTGTCTGATTCTTTAATGAAACAATATGGTGATTACATTGATGTACGAACGTGGGGTGGTCCGACACCCATTTTAGAAATTGTGTCTAAAGGAATCCAAAAAGCCAAAGGTGTTGAGCAAGTTGCCCGCTACTTAAATATCAAGCAATCAGATATTATTGCTTTTGGCGATGAACATAATGATGAAGAAATGTTAGAATATGCAGGCTGGGGCGTAGCGATGAATAACGCAACAGAAAAAATCAAATCTGTCGCTAATGATGTAACTGAAAAAACGAATGACGAAGATGGTTTAGCAGATTATCTAGAGCGCTATTTAGAGTTGAAAAATTGA
- a CDS encoding prevent-host-death protein, giving the protein MDKSKEISFSITDVKQSPMAIFDAAKESNAGIYIYNRKNVAGVMLTAEQYEALINKKKKSLEQDQNIRITQLNQLVRKKIAFGTLISTKNLDDQLKSVGFVSKKYGVDDYTEMMNELNETGKIEYQFQKKEDRTNIFAEVIGEQSNQSHLSDKLIVKKIHLRIDQ; this is encoded by the coding sequence ATGGACAAATCAAAAGAAATATCTTTTTCAATCACGGATGTAAAACAGTCTCCGATGGCAATATTTGACGCTGCCAAAGAGAGCAATGCTGGAATCTACATATACAATAGAAAAAATGTAGCAGGTGTCATGTTGACTGCAGAGCAATACGAAGCGCTGATCAATAAAAAGAAAAAGAGCTTAGAACAAGATCAAAACATAAGAATTACCCAATTAAATCAACTCGTTCGAAAAAAAATTGCTTTTGGCACGTTGATTTCTACTAAAAATTTAGACGATCAACTAAAATCAGTAGGTTTTGTGTCGAAAAAATATGGGGTAGATGATTACACTGAGATGATGAACGAGTTAAACGAAACAGGAAAAATAGAATATCAATTTCAGAAAAAAGAAGACAGAACCAACATTTTTGCAGAAGTTATTGGGGAACAAAGCAATCAGTCCCATTTATCTGATAAACTGATTGTAAAAAAGATTCACCTTAGAATAGATCAATAA
- the purD gene encoding phosphoribosylamine--glycine ligase gives MGLNILVIGSGGREHAIAQKFLQSSKVEKVFCAKGNAGMKKDGIVSVDIAEDDHQALIRFAKENNVDWTFVGPEVPLINGIVDEFTNAGLLAFGPKKAAALIEGSKEFAKELMNTYNIPTASYQTFTDFEQAKAYVLTQPTPIVIKADGLAAGKGVVVAETVEEAIDTLKDMLEECVLGQSGAKVVIEEFLCGEEFSLLAFVRGQEVYPMVPSQDHKRVFEQELGPNTGGMGAYAPVPQVSDEMIEEVLKTILKPAVQGLAAQGRAFSGVLYAGVILTDTGIKVIEFNARFGDPETQVVLQRLESDFAQIIDDLLKDKQPDIRWKQDGFSLGVVVAANGYPGKYTKEVSLPDFSEINKGHVYYAGVKEKSGKLVSDGGRVYLVEASGKTLKEAQKSVYSILENCDTSGTFYRKDIGFKGIKE, from the coding sequence ATGGGGCTAAACATTTTAGTTATTGGTAGTGGTGGGCGAGAGCATGCGATTGCACAAAAATTCTTACAAAGTTCAAAAGTAGAGAAAGTTTTTTGTGCTAAAGGGAATGCTGGCATGAAAAAAGACGGCATCGTTAGTGTAGATATTGCCGAAGACGATCATCAAGCTCTGATTCGATTTGCCAAAGAAAATAATGTTGATTGGACATTTGTTGGTCCAGAAGTACCCTTAATAAATGGAATCGTAGATGAGTTTACCAATGCAGGGCTACTCGCTTTTGGACCTAAAAAAGCGGCTGCCTTAATAGAGGGGTCAAAAGAATTTGCGAAAGAACTTATGAACACTTACAACATACCGACCGCTTCTTATCAAACATTTACTGATTTCGAACAAGCAAAAGCTTATGTATTGACACAGCCTACACCGATTGTAATTAAGGCAGATGGGCTTGCTGCAGGAAAAGGTGTGGTTGTGGCTGAGACGGTTGAAGAAGCAATAGATACTTTAAAGGATATGCTTGAAGAGTGTGTGTTAGGTCAAAGTGGGGCTAAAGTGGTGATTGAAGAATTTCTTTGCGGTGAGGAGTTTTCGTTATTAGCCTTTGTTCGAGGGCAAGAAGTCTATCCTATGGTTCCCTCCCAAGATCACAAACGAGTCTTTGAACAGGAATTAGGTCCTAATACAGGAGGGATGGGCGCATATGCTCCAGTCCCGCAAGTTTCAGATGAAATGATTGAAGAAGTGCTGAAGACTATTTTGAAACCAGCAGTTCAAGGATTAGCTGCGCAAGGCAGAGCATTTTCAGGCGTTTTATATGCAGGGGTGATTTTAACAGATACTGGTATAAAAGTAATTGAATTTAATGCTCGCTTTGGTGATCCTGAAACCCAAGTAGTCCTTCAACGTTTAGAGAGTGATTTTGCTCAAATTATTGATGATTTACTAAAAGACAAACAACCAGATATCCGATGGAAACAAGATGGTTTTAGTTTGGGCGTTGTCGTTGCAGCAAACGGTTATCCAGGGAAGTATACTAAAGAGGTCAGCCTGCCTGATTTTTCAGAGATAAATAAAGGGCATGTTTATTATGCTGGCGTAAAAGAAAAGAGTGGAAAACTTGTTTCTGATGGCGGTCGTGTGTATCTTGTTGAAGCCAGCGGGAAAACGCTAAAAGAAGCACAAAAATCTGTTTATAGCATACTAGAAAACTGTGACACATCGGGCACTTTTTATCGTAAAGATATAGGGTTTAAAGGAATAAAAGAGTAA
- the purH gene encoding bifunctional phosphoribosylaminoimidazolecarboxamide formyltransferase/IMP cyclohydrolase → MTKRRALISVSDKTGIEKFAKGLTEQGIAIISTGGTKAALDQAGIPTLSIEEVTGFPEMMDGRVKTLHPKIHGGLLGRRDLKTHMKAMEQQDIQPIDFVCVNLYPFKETIMKEDVTPEQAIENIDIGGPSMLRSAAKNHQSVTVVVDPNDYELVLTELAASGDTTIATRQKLAAKVFRHTAAYDALIASYLTDLVEEKKPESLTLTYELQQSLRYGENSHQEAMFYRDALPTSFSIASAKQLHGKELSYNNIKDGDAAIRISREFNEPAVVAVKHMNPCGIGIGHTIFDAYQSAYSADPVSIFGGIIVLNREVDEQTAAQLHKLFLEIIIAPSFSKEAFTLLSSKKNLRLMTLDFTKKDKATEDESVSVLGGLLIQNQDLAEEDPQQWQVVTKRRPSEEELKAMAFAWKAVKHVKSNAIVVANHHQTLGIGAGQMNRIGSVQLAIKQAGAKINDAVLASDAFFPMSDSVEYAGEKGIKAIVQPGGSIKDQESIDMADKYGIAMVFTDVRHFRH, encoded by the coding sequence ATGACAAAAAGAAGAGCATTAATTAGTGTTTCAGATAAAACAGGAATCGAAAAATTTGCGAAAGGACTGACAGAACAAGGGATTGCAATCATTTCAACTGGAGGGACTAAAGCAGCTTTGGATCAAGCAGGTATTCCAACACTTTCAATCGAAGAAGTGACTGGTTTTCCAGAAATGATGGATGGTCGTGTAAAGACACTGCATCCAAAAATTCACGGAGGTTTGCTTGGGCGAAGAGATTTAAAGACGCATATGAAAGCGATGGAACAACAGGATATCCAGCCAATCGATTTTGTTTGTGTAAATTTGTATCCCTTCAAAGAAACGATTATGAAAGAAGATGTTACGCCTGAACAAGCGATAGAAAACATTGATATTGGCGGTCCTAGCATGTTACGCAGTGCAGCCAAAAATCATCAATCGGTAACGGTGGTGGTTGATCCGAACGATTATGAACTTGTCTTAACAGAACTTGCCGCAAGTGGAGATACAACGATTGCAACAAGACAAAAACTAGCGGCTAAGGTGTTTAGACATACTGCGGCATATGATGCGTTGATTGCTAGTTATCTGACAGACTTAGTTGAGGAGAAAAAACCTGAATCATTAACGTTAACTTATGAGTTACAACAATCGTTGCGTTATGGTGAGAACAGCCATCAAGAAGCGATGTTCTATCGGGATGCTTTACCTACCTCATTTTCAATTGCTAGTGCGAAACAACTTCATGGAAAAGAGCTATCTTATAATAATATTAAAGATGGGGACGCTGCAATCCGAATCTCTAGAGAATTTAATGAACCAGCAGTTGTAGCTGTAAAACATATGAACCCTTGTGGTATTGGGATTGGTCATACGATTTTTGACGCTTATCAATCCGCTTATTCGGCAGATCCTGTGTCTATTTTTGGCGGTATCATTGTGTTAAATCGTGAAGTAGATGAACAAACAGCGGCACAATTGCATAAGTTGTTCCTTGAAATCATTATTGCTCCAAGTTTTTCAAAAGAGGCGTTTACATTATTGTCTAGTAAAAAAAATCTTCGTTTAATGACGTTGGATTTTACCAAGAAAGATAAGGCTACAGAAGATGAGTCCGTTTCAGTGTTAGGCGGTTTACTTATCCAAAATCAAGATTTAGCTGAAGAAGACCCTCAGCAATGGCAAGTTGTTACAAAGAGACGACCGAGTGAAGAGGAGTTAAAAGCGATGGCATTTGCTTGGAAAGCAGTGAAACATGTGAAAAGTAATGCGATTGTTGTTGCGAATCATCATCAGACGCTAGGGATCGGCGCTGGTCAAATGAATCGGATTGGATCGGTACAACTAGCTATCAAACAAGCAGGAGCAAAAATCAACGATGCAGTTCTAGCAAGCGATGCCTTTTTCCCAATGAGTGATAGTGTAGAATACGCAGGAGAAAAGGGAATTAAAGCAATTGTACAACCAGGCGGCAGTATTAAAGACCAAGAATCAATTGATATGGCAGATAAATACGGGATTGCGATGGTATTTACGGATGTTAGACACTTTAGGCATTAA
- the purN gene encoding phosphoribosylglycinamide formyltransferase has translation MKIAIFASGFGSNFQAIVNAVNARKIDAEIALLFCDKKDAYVIQRANEQMIPVISFSPADFSSKAMYEAELLHLLEEEQVELVVLAGYMRIIGPTLLEVFSNQMINIHPSLLPDFPGLHGIEDAFNAKVSETGVTVHYVDNGVDTGPIIAQEKVTIEEKETLASLTEKIHNVEHKLYPNVLAQLIKIHQGASRL, from the coding sequence ATGAAAATTGCTATATTTGCGTCAGGGTTTGGCAGTAATTTCCAAGCAATCGTAAATGCGGTCAATGCAAGAAAAATAGATGCTGAAATTGCTCTACTGTTTTGTGATAAAAAAGATGCCTATGTTATCCAAAGAGCAAATGAACAAATGATTCCTGTCATTTCTTTTTCTCCGGCTGATTTTAGCTCCAAAGCAATGTATGAAGCGGAGCTTTTACACTTACTTGAAGAAGAACAAGTTGAATTAGTTGTTTTAGCAGGTTATATGAGAATTATTGGTCCAACGCTACTAGAAGTTTTTTCGAATCAGATGATTAATATTCATCCTTCATTATTACCTGATTTCCCAGGATTACATGGGATCGAAGACGCCTTTAATGCCAAGGTGTCCGAGACAGGTGTTACGGTTCATTACGTGGATAACGGAGTAGATACAGGTCCTATTATAGCGCAAGAAAAAGTAACCATTGAAGAGAAAGAAACACTTGCATCGCTAACAGAAAAAATTCACAATGTAGAACATAAGCTATATCCAAATGTTTTAGCGCAACTTATTAAAATACACCAAGGAGCGAGCCGTTTATGA